From the genome of Acidobacteriota bacterium, one region includes:
- the ribE gene encoding 6,7-dimethyl-8-ribityllumazine synthase codes for MVNTIQGNLNAEGLSFAIVLSRFNDFVTHRLLEGALDALTRTGAAEGDIDVIKVPGSFEIPLAAKKAAASGKYHGVICLGTLIQGETPHFTYICNEVTKGIGTVSLDSEVPVAFGVVTADSVEQAIDRAGLKSGNKGFEAAMSAVEMANLLKELK; via the coding sequence GTGGTAAATACGATCCAGGGAAATCTGAATGCCGAGGGGCTCAGCTTTGCCATCGTGCTGAGCCGTTTCAACGATTTTGTAACCCACCGGTTGCTGGAAGGCGCTCTGGATGCGCTGACCCGAACCGGTGCGGCTGAAGGCGATATCGACGTGATCAAGGTACCCGGATCTTTCGAAATTCCTCTGGCGGCCAAGAAGGCGGCAGCCAGCGGGAAGTATCACGGGGTGATCTGCCTGGGGACACTGATTCAGGGAGAAACTCCCCACTTCACCTATATCTGCAACGAGGTGACCAAGGGAATTGGGACGGTTTCCCTGGATTCGGAGGTGCCGGTGGCCTTCGGTGTGGTCACGGCAGATAGCGTGGAGCAAGCCATCGACCGGGCGGGGCTCAAGTCCGGCAACAAGGGATTCGAAGCGGCCATGTCGGCCGTCGAAATGGCCAATCTTCTGAAGGAACTGAAGTAG
- the nusB gene encoding transcription antitermination factor NusB, with product MGGRRQGREHALQMLFQWDLSKASFNDVRRTFWTLNRDFEADTRAFADHLAGGTVRHIAQIDVLLARHADHWRLPRMATVDRNVLRLATFELLYETQTPRVVAINEALEIARRFSTSEAIQFVNGILDSIHKEVATEGGREP from the coding sequence ATGGGCGGACGAAGGCAGGGGCGAGAGCATGCGCTGCAGATGCTGTTTCAATGGGATCTGTCCAAGGCGTCTTTCAACGATGTCCGCAGGACCTTCTGGACCCTGAACCGGGATTTCGAGGCTGATACCCGAGCCTTCGCCGACCATCTCGCCGGCGGCACCGTCCGCCATATTGCTCAGATCGACGTTCTGCTGGCCCGCCACGCCGACCATTGGCGTCTTCCCCGCATGGCCACTGTCGACAGGAATGTCCTGCGGCTGGCCACCTTCGAGTTGTTGTACGAGACCCAAACCCCCAGGGTGGTTGCCATCAATGAAGCCCTGGAGATTGCCCGCCGGTTCAGCACCTCGGAGGCTATTCAATTCGTTAACGGCATCCTGGACAGTATCCACAAGGAAGTTGCAACCGAGGGGGGCAGGGAGCCTTGA
- a CDS encoding rhomboid family intramembrane serine protease: MLPPRLRWKLRIFAQQLEKQLDYWKNLWRGTQVTTRMCPSCRALVGAKESVCSLCGARLRRRPSGLGKLLANILPQYTPVSYGLLTANFLIFLAMFATEQQGTVTDFGRLLTGGSQQALVAWGADVAILVAQGELWRLVSAMFIHIGIIHLLFNSYALMFIGPLLEELLGKERFLAFYLVTGVIGFALSNWYYHPLLVTAGASGAVFGMIAMAVVLSRRWGSWGSILQQQLVHWIIYAFVFGIVIGANNAAHFGGALAGAALAFSLPNPNRRRETSFQDLLWRVLYWASLAVIALSLLLAALNRLEL; this comes from the coding sequence ATGCTTCCCCCACGCCTGCGCTGGAAGCTGCGCATCTTCGCCCAGCAACTGGAAAAGCAGCTCGATTACTGGAAAAATCTCTGGCGCGGCACCCAGGTCACCACCAGGATGTGTCCTTCCTGCCGGGCTCTGGTCGGCGCAAAGGAGTCCGTGTGCTCCCTCTGCGGGGCCAGGCTCCGCCGGCGACCCAGCGGACTGGGCAAGTTGCTGGCCAACATCCTGCCCCAGTACACACCGGTCTCTTACGGGCTTCTGACTGCCAATTTCCTCATCTTCCTGGCCATGTTCGCCACCGAGCAACAGGGCACGGTCACCGATTTCGGCCGGCTTCTGACCGGAGGAAGCCAGCAGGCCCTGGTGGCTTGGGGAGCCGACGTGGCCATCCTGGTAGCCCAGGGCGAATTGTGGCGGCTGGTTTCGGCCATGTTCATCCACATCGGCATTATCCACCTCCTGTTCAACTCCTATGCCCTGATGTTCATCGGCCCGCTGCTGGAAGAGCTACTGGGCAAGGAACGGTTCCTGGCGTTCTACCTGGTCACCGGGGTCATCGGCTTTGCCCTCAGCAACTGGTATTACCATCCCTTGCTGGTGACCGCCGGAGCCTCGGGAGCCGTATTCGGCATGATCGCCATGGCAGTGGTCCTCTCCCGGCGCTGGGGATCCTGGGGTAGTATATTGCAACAACAACTGGTCCATTGGATCATCTATGCCTTCGTCTTCGGCATCGTCATCGGAGCCAACAACGCCGCCCACTTTGGGGGAGCATTGGCAGGCGCCGCCCTGGCCTTCTCGCTGCCCAACCCCAATCGGCGGCGAGAAACATCTTTCCAGGACCTGTTGTGGCGGGTGCTCTACTGGGCCAGCCTGGCGGTTATCGCTCTGTCTCTCCTCCTTGCCGCCCTGAATCGGCTTGAACTGTAA
- a CDS encoding FAD-binding protein, translated as MAVETSEPGFPRTEIRKELVDLLDSDRVLHTPEELLVYECDGLTLHSRMPDFVVFPSSTREVLEIVRLARRHGTPFLARGAGTSLSGGTIAAEGGIVLELSRMNEILQIDLENRLARVQPGVVNQHVTRAVEADEFYYAPDPSSQVASTIGGNVAENAGGPHTLKYGVTTNHVLALEAVLPDGEVYRLGTAAGDPVGFDLVGTFVGSEGTLGIATEATVRLLHAAPAVKTLLAVYDSVSEATQTVSGIIARGIVPAALEMIDRNTIQAIEAGVYASGIPQDAAAVLLIEVDGLEAGIDQQLEEILDVIRSRQVREVRVAASADERKKLWAARKNAFGAYGRISPNYYTMDGVIPRSKLPEVLGRIESLGREYGLRMANVFHAGDGNLHPIILYDIAREDAREKVMALAGAILRCCIDVGGTLSGEHGIGLEKREFMRLFFSEADLQVMGRLKQVFNPDNLANPQKIFPMRRGCGEMSSLSEDSRDRLSRFEEDPEFVRF; from the coding sequence ATGGCCGTTGAAACCTCCGAACCAGGCTTCCCCCGGACCGAGATTCGGAAGGAATTGGTGGACTTGCTGGACAGCGACAGGGTCCTCCACACCCCGGAAGAACTGCTGGTCTATGAATGCGACGGGTTGACCCTCCATTCCCGCATGCCCGATTTCGTGGTCTTCCCGAGCTCCACCCGTGAAGTGCTTGAAATTGTCAGGCTCGCCCGCCGACACGGGACTCCCTTTCTGGCCAGGGGCGCCGGCACCAGCTTGAGCGGAGGAACCATCGCCGCGGAGGGCGGCATCGTGCTGGAGCTTTCCAGGATGAATGAGATCCTGCAGATCGACCTGGAGAATCGACTGGCCCGGGTTCAGCCGGGAGTCGTCAACCAGCACGTCACCCGGGCGGTAGAAGCCGACGAGTTCTACTATGCACCGGATCCTTCGAGTCAGGTGGCATCTACCATCGGAGGCAACGTAGCCGAAAACGCCGGCGGACCGCATACGCTCAAGTACGGCGTCACCACCAATCATGTGCTGGCGCTGGAAGCGGTGTTGCCGGACGGCGAAGTCTACCGCCTGGGAACCGCCGCAGGCGACCCGGTCGGATTCGACCTGGTGGGAACCTTCGTCGGTTCCGAGGGAACCCTGGGAATCGCGACCGAAGCGACTGTTCGACTGTTGCACGCGGCGCCGGCGGTGAAGACGCTCCTGGCTGTCTACGACTCGGTTTCGGAAGCAACCCAGACGGTTTCCGGCATCATCGCGCGGGGCATCGTACCCGCCGCCTTGGAAATGATCGACAGGAACACCATTCAGGCAATCGAAGCCGGCGTCTACGCGAGCGGCATTCCCCAGGACGCCGCGGCGGTGCTGCTCATCGAAGTGGACGGACTGGAGGCCGGTATCGACCAGCAACTGGAGGAAATCCTGGACGTCATTCGGTCCCGCCAGGTCCGGGAGGTACGGGTCGCAGCTTCGGCCGACGAGCGCAAGAAACTGTGGGCGGCACGAAAGAACGCCTTCGGCGCCTATGGGCGCATCAGTCCGAACTACTACACCATGGACGGTGTGATTCCGCGGAGCAAGCTTCCGGAGGTCCTTGGCCGCATCGAGAGCCTGGGCCGGGAATATGGTCTGCGGATGGCCAATGTATTTCATGCCGGAGATGGAAACCTGCATCCCATCATCCTCTACGACATCGCCCGGGAGGATGCCAGGGAAAAGGTCATGGCGCTGGCCGGCGCCATCCTGCGCTGTTGCATCGATGTTGGAGGAACGTTGAGCGGAGAGCACGGAATCGGTCTGGAAAAGAGAGAATTCATGAGGTTGTTCTTCAGCGAGGCCGATCTACAGGTGATGGGACGGCTCAAGCAAGTCTTCAATCCTGACAATCTTGCCAATCCGCAAAAGATCTTTCCCATGCGACGCGGATGCGGGGAGATGTCGTCGCTATCGGAAGACAGCCGCGATCGTCTCAGCCGGTTCGAAGAAGACCCGGAGTTCGTGCGGTTCTGA